A single region of the Streptomyces virginiae genome encodes:
- a CDS encoding 2OG-Fe dioxygenase family protein — protein MDGLRARGFARFGAEQLGIAPDGSTASDLALIREVFAALPPDPYAPGTNRFRRYSHAVYLPWKDELSWIPGTPDPVHGTVTDFSQGDDEDDLESPRKRRVLPAIPEELRGNALLLRLLRWDIDQVLSLKNLGRRPMWAGVHLIRLGVDRPGQDAVSTPNCLHQDGGSASTFTFAHLISRTNVVGGENVIATPGSAGLQPEDPWTDIHADFTLTDPLDGYAVHDHRVSHYVGPVRRGSDPGPGERSVLIIGLAPYVPQL, from the coding sequence ACGGCTCCACCGCGAGCGATCTGGCCCTGATCCGGGAGGTCTTCGCGGCTCTGCCGCCCGACCCGTACGCTCCGGGGACGAATCGGTTCCGCCGGTACTCCCATGCCGTGTACCTGCCGTGGAAGGACGAACTGTCCTGGATTCCCGGAACCCCCGACCCCGTACACGGCACGGTCACCGACTTCTCCCAGGGCGACGACGAGGACGACCTCGAATCCCCGCGGAAGCGGCGCGTGCTCCCCGCCATCCCCGAGGAGCTACGCGGCAACGCGCTGCTGCTGCGACTCCTGCGCTGGGACATCGACCAGGTCCTGTCCCTGAAGAACCTGGGGAGACGTCCGATGTGGGCCGGTGTCCACCTGATCCGGCTCGGCGTCGACCGCCCTGGGCAGGACGCCGTCTCCACCCCGAACTGCTTGCACCAGGACGGAGGTTCGGCCAGTACCTTCACCTTCGCCCACCTGATCAGCCGCACCAACGTCGTCGGCGGGGAGAACGTCATCGCCACGCCGGGTAGCGCGGGCCTGCAGCCCGAGGACCCGTGGACGGACATCCACGCCGACTTCACCCTCACCGACCCCCTGGACGGCTACGCCGTCCACGACCACCGGGTCAGCCACTACGTAGGCCCGGTCCGCAGGGGTTCCGACCCCGGACCGGGCGAACGGTCCGTCCTCATCATCGGCCTCGCCCCGTACGTCCCCCAACTGTGA
- a CDS encoding DUF6924 domain-containing protein, translated as MPLPQPDDLTSLVLRTDFGDEGAWDAVRAALDASGEYPHATYVSELRFTGVGVQVLVDEEAAADEDEQIVYLFLADAATMEDPGHPLLAVDLSDEPGRTFRVPTRWFPDISANLSIANMDFAEFADAADGSGTFRGFDEG; from the coding sequence ATGCCTCTGCCTCAGCCCGATGATCTGACCTCGCTGGTCCTGCGTACCGACTTCGGTGACGAGGGAGCCTGGGACGCGGTTCGTGCCGCACTCGACGCGTCCGGCGAGTACCCCCATGCCACGTATGTCAGCGAGCTCCGATTTACCGGCGTGGGGGTGCAGGTGTTGGTGGATGAAGAGGCCGCTGCGGACGAAGACGAGCAGATCGTCTACCTGTTTCTGGCGGACGCAGCCACGATGGAGGATCCGGGGCACCCGCTCCTGGCAGTGGACCTCTCGGATGAGCCCGGGCGCACCTTCAGGGTTCCCACGCGGTGGTTTCCTGACATCTCGGCCAACCTCAGCATCGCCAACATGGACTTTGCGGAATTCGCCGACGCCGCTGACGGGTCCGGGACCTTCCGCGGCTTCGACGAGGGCTGA